The Mucilaginibacter yixingensis genome window below encodes:
- the rpsQ gene encoding 30S ribosomal protein S17, which translates to MERNLRKTRTGLVVSNKMEKSIVVAVERKVKHPIYGKFVKKTTKFMAHDETNTCGVGDTVLIMETRPLSKNKNWRLVEIIERAK; encoded by the coding sequence ATGGAAAGAAATTTAAGAAAAACACGTACCGGCCTGGTAGTAAGCAACAAAATGGAGAAATCTATTGTAGTTGCGGTAGAGCGTAAGGTGAAACACCCGATCTACGGTAAGTTCGTTAAAAAAACTACCAAATTTATGGCTCATGACGAAACCAACACTTGTGGCGTAGGCGATACCGTATTGATTATGGAGACCCGCCCGCTGAGCAAGAATAAGAACTGGAGATTAGTTGAAATTATAGAGAGGGCTAAATAA
- the rplN gene encoding 50S ribosomal protein L14, with amino-acid sequence MVQQESRLNVADNSGAKEVLVIRVLGGTGKRYASIGDKIVVTVKSALPSGNVKKGTVSKAVVVRTKKEIRRKDGSYIRFDDNAAVLLNNQDEPRGTRIFGPVARELREKQFMKIVSLAPEVL; translated from the coding sequence ATGGTACAGCAGGAATCAAGATTGAACGTGGCCGACAATAGCGGCGCGAAAGAAGTTCTGGTTATTCGCGTTCTGGGCGGTACCGGTAAACGTTATGCCTCTATTGGCGACAAGATTGTAGTTACCGTAAAAAGCGCACTGCCTTCAGGCAACGTTAAAAAAGGTACTGTATCTAAAGCCGTAGTAGTAAGAACTAAAAAAGAGATCCGTCGTAAAGATGGTTCATATATTCGTTTCGACGATAACGCAGCAGTTTTGTTAAATAACCAGGATGAGCCGAGAGGCACACGTATCTTCGGTCCGGTAGCAAGAGAGTTGCGCGAGAAACAATTCATGAAAATTGTATCATTAGCACCGGAGGTATTGTAA
- the rplX gene encoding 50S ribosomal protein L24: MKIKKGDLVKVIAGDSKGKQGKVTEVIVDKNRAVVEGVNLVSKHTKPNAANPNGGIVKQEAAIHISNLALIDPKAGVPTRVGRKVTDKGIVRVAKKSGEEIK; the protein is encoded by the coding sequence ATCAAGATCAAAAAAGGTGATCTGGTAAAGGTAATTGCCGGCGACTCAAAAGGTAAGCAAGGTAAAGTTACCGAGGTGATAGTTGACAAAAATCGTGCAGTAGTTGAAGGCGTTAACTTGGTGTCTAAACACACTAAGCCAAACGCTGCCAACCCTAACGGCGGTATTGTTAAACAAGAAGCCGCTATTCATATTTCAAACCTGGCACTTATTGACCCTAAAGCTGGCGTTCCAACTCGCGTTGGTCGTAAAGTAACTGATAAAGGTATTGTAAGAGTAGCCAAAAAATCAGGGGAGGAGATCAAGTAA
- the rplE gene encoding 50S ribosomal protein L5 translates to MTYVPRLKTKYSEEIRTALKEKFQYKTIMQVPKLTKIAINQGVGGATTDKKLIDVAINELSTITGQQAVASKSKKDISNFKLRKNMPVGVRVTLRDNNMYEFLDRLIAVALPRIRDFKGINDKGFDGRGNYTLGITEQIIFPEINIDKINKIMGMDITFVTTATNDVEALELLKQFGLPFKNQNSNG, encoded by the coding sequence ATGACTTACGTACCAAGATTAAAAACCAAGTATTCGGAAGAGATCCGCACTGCACTGAAAGAGAAATTTCAGTACAAAACTATAATGCAGGTTCCGAAACTGACTAAAATAGCAATCAATCAGGGTGTTGGTGGTGCAACTACCGACAAAAAACTGATCGACGTAGCTATCAACGAGTTGTCAACCATCACTGGTCAGCAAGCTGTTGCTTCGAAATCTAAAAAAGATATCTCGAACTTCAAATTGCGTAAAAACATGCCAGTTGGTGTACGTGTAACATTGCGCGATAACAACATGTATGAGTTCCTGGATCGTTTGATCGCTGTAGCTCTGCCACGCATCCGCGATTTCAAAGGCATCAACGATAAAGGTTTTGATGGTCGCGGTAACTATACCCTGGGTATCACCGAGCAGATCATCTTCCCGGAGATCAATATCGACAAGATCAACAAGATCATGGGTATGGATATCACCTTTGTAACTACCGCTACCAACGATGTTGAGGCGCTGGAGTTGCTGAAACAATTTGGTTTACCATTTAAAAATCAGAATAGCAATGGCTAA
- the rpsN gene encoding 30S ribosomal protein S14, which translates to MAKEGIKAREVKRAKLVAKYADKRAALKAAGDYEALDKLPKAASPVKLHNRCKLTGRPRGYMRQFGISRVTFREMALAGKIPGVKKASW; encoded by the coding sequence ATGGCTAAAGAAGGTATCAAAGCACGTGAAGTAAAACGCGCTAAATTAGTTGCTAAATATGCCGACAAACGTGCTGCTTTAAAAGCAGCCGGCGATTATGAAGCTCTGGACAAACTGCCTAAAGCAGCATCACCAGTAAAACTGCACAATCGTTGTAAATTAACCGGCCGTCCTCGTGGTTATATGCGTCAGTTTGGTATCTCAAGGGTAACTTTCCGCGAGATGGCCTTAGCTGGTAAGATCCCGGGAGTGAAAAAAGCAAGCTGGTAA
- the rpsH gene encoding 30S ribosomal protein S8, whose protein sequence is MMNTDPIADYLTRVRNAIKANHRVVEIPASNLKKEITKVLFDKGYIANFKFEENGPQGTIKVALKYHPVTKIPAIRTLERISKPGLRKYAGAETMPRVLNGLGIAILSTSKGVMTDKEARQQNIGGEVLCYVY, encoded by the coding sequence ATAATGAATACAGATCCAATCGCAGATTATCTTACACGAGTAAGGAATGCTATTAAAGCCAACCATAGGGTTGTTGAAATTCCTGCATCAAATCTGAAGAAGGAAATCACGAAAGTGCTTTTCGACAAAGGTTACATTGCCAACTTTAAATTTGAAGAGAATGGTCCTCAAGGTACTATCAAAGTAGCTTTGAAATATCATCCTGTTACAAAGATCCCGGCTATCCGCACATTAGAGCGTATAAGTAAACCAGGTTTGAGAAAATACGCAGGCGCAGAAACTATGCCACGTGTATTAAATGGTTTAGGTATCGCTATCTTGTCTACTTCTAAAGGTGTTATGACTGACAAAGAAGCACGTCAGCAAAACATCGGTGGCGAGGTATTGTGCTACGTTTATTAA
- the rplF gene encoding 50S ribosomal protein L6, translating into MSRVGKAPIAIPAGVTITVSNDNVVTVKGPKGELQQAVDSDITVAQEDGQLLVQRPSDQKRHKALHGLYRALLFNMVTGVTTGYKVEQELVGVGYRATNNGNTLDLVLGYSHHYVFQLPQEIKVSTTAEKGKNPTIILESIDKQLLGQVAAKIRSLRAPEPYKGKGIKFVGEVLRRKAGKSASKK; encoded by the coding sequence ATGTCAAGAGTAGGAAAAGCACCTATAGCAATCCCGGCAGGCGTTACAATTACTGTATCTAATGATAACGTAGTAACTGTAAAAGGTCCAAAAGGTGAATTGCAACAAGCGGTAGATTCAGACATCACCGTAGCTCAGGAAGACGGCCAGTTACTGGTTCAGCGTCCTTCTGATCAAAAACGTCATAAAGCACTGCACGGTTTATACCGCGCCCTGCTGTTTAACATGGTAACAGGTGTAACCACTGGTTACAAAGTAGAGCAAGAGTTAGTAGGTGTGGGCTACCGCGCTACCAACAACGGCAACACGCTGGATTTAGTGTTGGGTTATTCTCACCACTACGTGTTCCAGTTACCACAAGAAATTAAAGTATCAACAACTGCTGAAAAGGGTAAAAACCCTACCATCATCCTGGAATCAATCGACAAACAACTGTTGGGCCAGGTTGCTGCAAAAATCCGCTCGCTGCGTGCACCAGAGCCTTACAAAGGTAAAGGTATCAAGTTTGTTGGCGAGGTATTGAGAAGAAAAGCAGGTAAATCAGCATCTAAAAAATAA
- the rplR gene encoding 50S ribosomal protein L18 encodes MAGKLTRRDRIKRGIRKRISGSAERPRLTVFRSNKGIYAQIIDDVTGKTVVSASSLSKDFAATAGSKSDQSVAVGKLVAQKAVAAGITSVVFDRNGYLYHGRVKSLAEGAREGGLIF; translated from the coding sequence ATGGCAGGTAAATTAACAAGAAGAGACAGAATAAAAAGAGGAATCCGTAAGCGTATTTCGGGTTCTGCAGAGCGTCCTCGCTTAACCGTGTTCAGGAGCAACAAGGGTATTTACGCTCAGATCATTGACGATGTAACCGGTAAAACCGTAGTTTCGGCATCTTCATTATCAAAAGACTTCGCCGCTACTGCCGGCAGCAAATCAGATCAGTCTGTAGCTGTAGGTAAATTGGTAGCCCAGAAAGCAGTAGCTGCTGGCATTACCAGTGTAGTGTTTGACCGTAATGGTTATCTGTACCATGGCCGTGTTAAATCATTGGCTGAAGGTGCACGTGAAGGTGGTTTAATTTTCTAA
- the rpsE gene encoding 30S ribosomal protein S5, which produces MSTINVKRVKTSEIELKDRLVSIQRVAKVTKGGRTFSFSAIVVVGDENGVVGYGLGKAKEVTEAIAKGVDDAKKNLVKVPIINNTVPHEQYGKFSGGFVFIKPAANGTGVIAGGAMRAVLESAGIHNVLAKSKGSSNPHNVVKATVAALAQMRDAYTVAQQRGVNLGKVFNG; this is translated from the coding sequence ATGTCAACAATCAACGTAAAAAGAGTAAAAACAAGCGAGATCGAATTGAAAGATCGCTTGGTAAGCATACAACGTGTTGCCAAAGTAACCAAAGGTGGCCGTACTTTCAGCTTCTCAGCTATCGTAGTGGTAGGTGATGAGAATGGTGTAGTAGGTTATGGCTTAGGTAAAGCTAAAGAGGTAACAGAAGCCATTGCCAAAGGCGTGGACGATGCAAAAAAGAACCTGGTAAAAGTGCCAATTATCAACAACACTGTTCCGCATGAGCAGTATGGTAAATTTTCAGGTGGTTTTGTATTTATCAAACCAGCAGCCAACGGTACCGGTGTAATTGCCGGTGGTGCGATGCGTGCAGTATTAGAGTCTGCCGGTATCCACAACGTATTGGCAAAATCAAAAGGTTCATCAAACCCGCACAACGTGGTTAAAGCTACTGTAGCAGCCCTGGCGCAAATGCGCGATGCTTATACCGTGGCACAACAACGTGGCGTTAATTTAGGTAAAGTATTTAACGGATAA
- the rpmD gene encoding 50S ribosomal protein L30, with amino-acid sequence MAKIKITQIKSVIDRTERQKKTIEALGLKKINQSVEVEATPAIIGMVRKVNHLVAVENI; translated from the coding sequence ATGGCAAAAATCAAAATAACTCAGATTAAAAGCGTGATCGACAGGACCGAGCGCCAGAAAAAAACCATCGAAGCTTTGGGTTTGAAAAAAATCAACCAAAGTGTAGAGGTTGAAGCCACACCGGCCATTATCGGTATGGTTAGAAAAGTTAATCATTTGGTAGCAGTAGAAAATATTTAA
- the rplO gene encoding 50S ribosomal protein L15 — MNLSNLKPAEGSTKNRKRIGRGTGSGRGGTSTRGHKGAGSRSGNSTKVGFEGGQMPLQRRVPKVGFKNPNRVEYVSINLDALQQLAENHSVSAIDFDVLKEHGLASRNDLVKILGRGELKAKLTVKAHAFSATAQKAIEAAGGSIEKL; from the coding sequence ATGAACTTAAGTAATTTAAAACCTGCAGAAGGTTCTACTAAAAATAGAAAAAGAATTGGTCGTGGTACCGGTTCTGGCCGTGGCGGTACTTCAACCCGCGGTCACAAAGGCGCAGGTTCACGCTCTGGTAACTCAACTAAGGTTGGTTTTGAGGGTGGCCAGATGCCATTACAGCGCCGTGTACCTAAGGTAGGTTTTAAAAACCCTAACCGTGTAGAGTACGTGAGCATTAACTTAGATGCTCTTCAGCAATTAGCTGAAAACCATTCAGTATCAGCAATTGATTTTGATGTATTGAAAGAGCACGGTTTAGCATCTCGTAATGACCTGGTGAAAATCCTGGGCCGTGGCGAGCTGAAAGCTAAACTGACCGTTAAAGCACACGCGTTTTCTGCCACTGCGCAAAAAGCTATTGAGGCAGCAGGCGGTTCAATTGAAAAGCTGTAA
- the secY gene encoding preprotein translocase subunit SecY produces the protein MNKFFTTVSNIWKIEDLRVRITNTLLFLLIYRIGSYVVLPGVDGAVINAQHNAKDGLLGLLNMFAGGSFSRASIFALGVMPYISASIVVQLLGIAVPYFTKMQKEGESGRNKINQWTRYLTILITGLQAIGYVRSQVPQEAISPAIAGFWFNLITIFVLTSGTLFVMWLGEKITDKGIGNGISLIIMVGIIAQLPGAIGSEFHDRVIAGIGGPIVFIVEIVALLAVVMFTILIVQGTRKVAVQYAKRIVGNKQYGGVRQYIPLKVTAAGVMPIIFAQALMFIPATVQSFFPKIATNGVLIALSNYTSWEHNLVFGILIILFTYFYTAITVNPAQMSEDMKKNGGFIPGIKPGKATTDFIDGVISKITLPGSIFLAIVAVIPAFASMLHVNGVFARFFGGTSLIILVGVVLDTLQQIESHLLMRHYDGLMKTGRVNGRTGIPTAAGTTPPVI, from the coding sequence ATGAATAAATTCTTCACAACAGTTTCCAATATCTGGAAAATTGAAGACTTAAGAGTGCGTATAACTAACACACTCTTATTTCTTTTAATATACCGTATAGGCTCTTACGTAGTGCTTCCCGGTGTAGACGGTGCAGTTATTAACGCTCAGCATAACGCTAAAGACGGCTTGCTGGGCCTCTTAAACATGTTTGCCGGCGGTTCATTCTCTCGCGCATCAATTTTTGCGTTGGGTGTAATGCCTTACATTTCTGCCTCAATCGTAGTGCAGTTGTTGGGTATTGCCGTTCCGTATTTTACCAAAATGCAGAAAGAGGGTGAAAGTGGCCGTAACAAGATTAACCAGTGGACCCGTTACCTGACCATCCTGATCACTGGCCTGCAAGCCATTGGTTATGTACGTTCTCAGGTTCCTCAAGAAGCTATCAGTCCTGCGATTGCTGGTTTCTGGTTCAACTTAATCACCATTTTTGTACTTACATCAGGTACCCTGTTTGTAATGTGGCTGGGTGAGAAAATCACCGACAAAGGTATTGGTAACGGTATATCACTCATCATCATGGTGGGTATTATCGCCCAGTTGCCAGGTGCTATTGGTAGCGAGTTCCATGACCGCGTTATTGCCGGCATTGGTGGTCCTATCGTTTTCATTGTGGAGATTGTAGCCTTGTTGGCTGTTGTGATGTTTACTATCCTGATTGTTCAGGGTACCCGTAAAGTTGCAGTGCAGTATGCTAAACGTATTGTTGGTAACAAACAATACGGTGGCGTGCGCCAGTACATCCCATTGAAAGTAACAGCTGCCGGTGTTATGCCAATCATCTTCGCCCAGGCGTTGATGTTTATCCCGGCTACCGTACAATCGTTCTTCCCGAAAATTGCTACCAACGGCGTATTGATCGCCTTGTCTAACTACACTTCGTGGGAGCACAACTTGGTATTCGGTATTTTAATCATCCTGTTCACTTACTTCTATACCGCTATCACTGTTAACCCAGCTCAGATGTCGGAAGATATGAAGAAGAACGGTGGTTTTATTCCGGGTATTAAACCAGGTAAAGCAACTACAGATTTTATCGACGGTGTGATTTCTAAAATTACCCTGCCTGGTTCAATCTTTCTGGCTATCGTAGCGGTTATCCCTGCATTTGCCAGTATGTTGCATGTAAACGGTGTGTTTGCAAGGTTCTTTGGTGGTACCTCACTTATCATCCTGGTAGGTGTAGTGCTGGATACCCTGCAGCAAATTGAAAGCCACTTACTGATGCGTCATTATGACGGTTTGATGAAAACCGGCCGCGTTAATGGCCGTACCGGTATACCTACAGCCGCAGGCACAACGCCTCCGGTTATCTAA
- the map gene encoding type I methionyl aminopeptidase, with the protein MPKINLRSAEEIELIRESSLLVSKTHGEIAKVIRPGIQTIELDKLAETFIRDNGGVPAFLNYGGFPYSLCISMNNQVVHGFPGKYKLKEGDLISVDCGVLMNKYYGDSAYTFAVGEVSESTKKLMQVTKECLELGIEKAVVGMRIGDIGYAVQEHAERHGFGVVKELVGHGVGTHLHEKPEVPNYGKRGSGIKLEEGMVIAIEPMINGGRAGVKFWDDGWTVSTVDGKPSAHYEHTVAIRKGKADVLSTFSYIEEVLNKK; encoded by the coding sequence ATGCCAAAGATCAATTTAAGATCTGCCGAAGAAATTGAGCTGATCAGAGAGAGTTCTTTGCTGGTTTCAAAAACCCACGGCGAGATTGCCAAGGTGATCCGTCCAGGTATTCAGACTATAGAATTAGATAAACTTGCAGAGACCTTTATCCGTGACAACGGAGGGGTCCCTGCATTTTTAAATTATGGCGGTTTTCCTTATTCTTTATGTATCTCGATGAATAATCAGGTTGTACATGGTTTTCCCGGGAAGTACAAATTAAAGGAAGGCGACCTGATCTCTGTAGACTGCGGTGTGCTGATGAACAAATACTACGGCGACTCTGCCTATACCTTTGCCGTTGGCGAGGTTAGCGAAAGCACCAAGAAGTTAATGCAAGTAACCAAAGAATGCCTTGAGCTAGGAATAGAGAAGGCGGTAGTGGGGATGCGCATTGGCGATATTGGTTACGCTGTACAAGAGCATGCCGAGCGTCATGGCTTTGGTGTGGTAAAAGAACTGGTTGGCCATGGTGTGGGTACCCACCTGCACGAGAAACCGGAAGTGCCAAACTACGGCAAGCGTGGATCTGGCATTAAACTGGAAGAAGGCATGGTAATAGCTATTGAACCAATGATTAACGGCGGCCGAGCCGGTGTTAAATTCTGGGATGATGGCTGGACTGTTTCTACCGTAGATGGCAAACCATCGGCTCATTATGAGCATACGGTGGCTATCCGTAAAGGTAAAGCCGACGTTCTCTCGACATTTTCATATATCGAAGAAGTTTTAAATAAAAAATAA
- the infA gene encoding translation initiation factor IF-1, producing MAKQSSIEQDGTIREALSNAMFRVELENGHEIIAHISGKMRMHYIKILPGDRVKLEMSPYDLTKGRITYRYK from the coding sequence ATGGCTAAACAGTCCTCAATTGAGCAAGACGGTACAATTAGAGAAGCGTTATCAAACGCAATGTTTAGAGTTGAATTAGAGAACGGGCACGAAATTATTGCGCATATATCAGGAAAAATGAGGATGCACTACATCAAAATTTTGCCTGGTGACAGAGTGAAGCTGGAAATGAGCCCTTATGATTTGACGAAGGGCAGAATAACCTACAGATATAAATAA
- the ykgO gene encoding type B 50S ribosomal protein L36: MKVRASIKKRSADCKIIRRNGKLYVINKKNPKFKQRQG, translated from the coding sequence ATGAAAGTTAGAGCATCGATCAAAAAACGCAGTGCTGATTGCAAAATCATTCGCCGTAATGGTAAACTGTACGTGATCAACAAAAAGAACCCTAAATTCAAACAACGTCAGGGTTAA
- the rpsM gene encoding 30S ribosomal protein S13, whose protein sequence is MARIAGIDLPRNKRGEIGLTYIYGIGRTTAQNILTQAGISFDTKVQDWNDDQLAIIRGIINDQLKVEGALRSEVQLNIKRLMDIGCYRGTRHRKGLPLRGQRTKNNSRTRKGKRKTVANKKKATK, encoded by the coding sequence ATGGCAAGGATTGCAGGTATTGATTTACCAAGAAACAAAAGAGGCGAAATTGGCTTAACCTACATTTATGGTATTGGCCGTACTACCGCTCAAAACATTTTAACTCAAGCTGGTATCAGCTTCGATACTAAAGTTCAAGACTGGAATGACGATCAGTTGGCTATCATCCGTGGTATCATCAACGATCAACTGAAAGTTGAAGGTGCGCTACGTTCAGAAGTTCAGCTGAACATCAAACGTCTGATGGACATCGGTTGCTACCGTGGTACCCGTCACCGTAAAGGTCTGCCACTGCGTGGTCAGCGTACTAAAAACAACTCACGTACCCGTAAAGGTAAACGTAAGACAGTTGCTAACAAGAAAAAAGCTACTAAATAG
- the rpsK gene encoding 30S ribosomal protein S11 produces the protein MAKAKKVTKKRIVVVEPVGQAHINATFNNIILTLTNNQGQAISWSSAGKMGFKGSKKNTPYAASQAATDCAKTAYDLGLRKVEVFVKGPGSGRESAIRTLQTVGIEVTTIKDITPLPHNGCRPSKRRRV, from the coding sequence ATGGCTAAAGCTAAAAAAGTAACCAAAAAACGCATTGTAGTGGTAGAGCCAGTTGGCCAAGCCCACATCAACGCTACTTTCAACAACATCATTTTAACCTTGACCAACAACCAAGGTCAGGCTATTTCATGGTCTTCTGCTGGTAAAATGGGCTTCAAAGGTTCTAAAAAGAACACTCCATACGCCGCTTCACAGGCTGCTACAGATTGCGCTAAAACTGCGTATGATCTGGGTCTGCGTAAAGTAGAAGTGTTTGTAAAAGGTCCGGGTTCAGGTCGTGAGAGCGCTATCCGTACCCTGCAAACTGTAGGTATTGAGGTTACTACCATCAAAGATATCACCCCACTGCCACACAACGGCTGTCGTCCGTCTAAACGCAGAAGAGTTTAA
- the rpsD gene encoding 30S ribosomal protein S4, with protein sequence MARYTGPKSRIARKFREPIFGPDKALERKNYPPGMHGPNKRRGKQSEYSVQLQEKQKVKYTYGVLERQFENLFHRASAAQGITGENLLKLLEARLDNVVYRLGIAPTRSGARQLVGHKHITVNGEVVNIASYTVKPGDVVAVREKSKSLEAISTSVAGRRVNKYSWFEWDAANLTGKLINYPNRDEIPENIKENLIVELYSK encoded by the coding sequence ATGGCAAGATACACAGGCCCCAAATCAAGAATTGCGCGTAAATTCCGCGAGCCGATCTTCGGTCCGGACAAAGCGCTGGAACGCAAAAACTACCCTCCGGGCATGCACGGCCCAAACAAAAGGAGAGGCAAACAGTCTGAATACTCTGTTCAGCTGCAAGAAAAACAAAAAGTTAAATACACTTACGGTGTTTTAGAGCGTCAGTTCGAAAACCTGTTCCACCGTGCTTCTGCTGCTCAAGGCATCACTGGTGAGAACCTGTTGAAATTACTGGAAGCTCGTTTAGATAACGTAGTTTATCGTTTAGGCATCGCGCCTACCCGTTCTGGCGCACGTCAGCTGGTTGGCCACAAACACATCACTGTTAACGGCGAAGTAGTAAACATTGCTTCTTACACTGTTAAACCTGGTGACGTTGTTGCCGTACGCGAAAAATCAAAATCTCTGGAAGCTATCTCTACTTCAGTAGCTGGCCGCCGAGTTAACAAATACAGCTGGTTTGAGTGGGATGCTGCTAACCTTACAGGTAAGCTGATCAACTACCCTAACCGCGATGAGATCCCTGAAAACATCAAGGAAAACCTGATCGTCGAGCTTTATTCGAAATAA